In Helianthus annuus cultivar XRQ/B chromosome 8, HanXRQr2.0-SUNRISE, whole genome shotgun sequence, a single genomic region encodes these proteins:
- the LOC110873521 gene encoding protein SRC2 homolog — MENYRPLDITVISATGLDNFLYFFRMRVYVVVSLLNGNSVVEKKTHSTHGRNPKWNHRIKFPVEEKAIHTTTLLFVLRQHRICGDKDIGEVSIPVSELLEANPSGSEKVVDYQLVQSMRGKSVGTFTFSHQFRENVCPARDATGSSHPPANNHQQGNIPAYQQPPAYANYPAPQYGTGVGWYHPTGPPGGYQYPPQQQVGNYNQQQQQQQQQPKSTD, encoded by the exons ATGGAGAATTATCGGCCGTTGGATATCACGGTGATCTCGGCCACTGGCCTtgataattttttgtatttttttaggaTGAGAGTTTACGTCGTCGTTTCATTGTTAAATGGGAATTCGGTCGTGGAAAAGAAGACGCATTCGACGCATGGGCGGAACCCTAAGTGGAACCACAGGATCAAGTTTCCCGTGGAGGAGAAAGCCATCCATACCACCACCCTACTATTTGTCCTCCGGCAACACAGGATATGTGGCGATAAAGACATCGGTGAGGTGTCCATCCCGGTCAGTGAACTCCTTGAGGCCAACCCAAGTGGATCCGAAAAAGTCGTCGACTACCAG CTGGTGCAATCCATGAGAGGAAAATCCGTTGGTACATTTACATTTTCACACCAATTCAGAGAGAATGTTTGTCCGGCTAGAGATGCCACCGGAAGTTCTCATCCTCCGGCGAATAACCACCAACAAGGGAATATTCCGGCATACCAACAGCCACCAGCATATGCAAACTATCCAGCCCCCCAATATGGTACTGGTGTGGGCTGGTATCACCCCACAGGACCACCAGGGGGGTACCAATACCCTCCACAACAACAAGTTGGTAATTAtaaccaacaacaacaacaacaacaacaacaaccgaaATCAACCGATTAA